GGCTCTCGTCCCATCGAGATTCCGGGCTTTTCGTACGGCGACGACCCGGTCCTCTCCTCGCGGGACGCGCTCGCGCTCGACTCCGTCCCGGACAGGCTGGTCGTGGTCGGCGCGGGCTACATCGGGATGGAGCTGTCCACCGTCTTCGCCAAACTCGGGACCGACGTGACCGTGGTCGAGATGCTCGACGACGTCCTCCCGGGCTACGAGGACGACGTCGCGCGCGTCGTCAGGACCCGCGCCGAGGAACTCGGTGTGGAGTTTCACTTCGGCGAGGGCGCAGCGGAGTGGCGCGACGGCAACGACGGCGGCATCGTCGTCGCCACGGAGACCGAAGACGGAGAGACGAGCGAGTACGACGCCGACAAGGTGCTCGTCGCCGTCGGGCGCGCGCCCGTCTCGGACACGCTTGACCTCGACGCCGCCGGGGTGGAGACGGACGACAAGGGGTTCATCGGGACGGACGACCAGTGCCGGACGAACGTCGACTCGATCTTCGCCGTCGGCGACGTCGCGGGCGAACCGATGCTGGCACACGTCGGGTCGAAAGAGGGCATCGTCGCCGCGGAGGTGGTCGCCGGCGAACCCGCCGCCCTCGACTATCAGGCCTGTCCCGCGGCGGTGTTCACCGACCCCGAGATCGGAACGGTCGGGATGACCGAGGCCGAGGCCGAGGAGGCGGGCTTCGACCCGGTCGTCGGACAGATGCCGTTCAACGCGTCGGGTCGCGCGCTGACGACGGGTCACGCGAACGGGTTCGTCCGTGTCGTTGCCGACGAGGCGACGGGGTTCGTCCTCGGCGGGCAGGTCGTCGGCCCCGAGGCGTCCGAACTCGTCGCCGAACTCGCGCTCGCCGTCGAGATGGGGGCGACGCTCGAGGACGTGGCAGCGACGGTCCACACCCACCCGACGCTCGCGGAGGCGACGATGGAAGCCTGCGAGAACGCGCTCGGACAGGCCATCCACACGCTGAACCGGTAAGAGACTCACAGAACGTGTCGACGGCGGGGGGTGCCGGCGACAGGACTCACCGCCACGACGGGAGTTCACGACAGGAGGGGGTGCCTCCGAGGAACCACGCGGCCCGAATGTGATGGGGAGGGGGCGTCGTGATGCCTCGATCGGGTGTATGCGTGTAGTATTATTGAGCCTTGACACGCAGATATGAGGGTCGCGCGCGTCGAGCAAGACCGAGCCGTCGGCTCGCCACGGAGCCGACACTGCTGTATCCGACCACGACGAGGCCGGAGCCCGCAGGTTCCGGTGGGGACGAAGCAACAGTCGTGGTCGTGGGGGCAACGCGGCCGGTCGTCGGCCACGAGAGAACACCGGTCCACATCGTCGTCGGCGCTGACACACTCCGGCCTCGACGCCGCGAAAGCGGCGACGTCGGCGTCGAGGACGAGTTCGTTCGGGTCGAGTGCACTCAGTTCGGATGCCATCACGGAGTGGTCGTTCGGTGACAGCGTCGCCGCACACACGGCGTGTTGCGCCGGCAGTTCTCACGGGGAAAACGGAGCCGACCGGCGGAGTGCCGCGTGGACGCCGCCGTCCCGGCGGCAGCGGTCGCCGCGCGACAGAGCCTACTCGTCCGGGGCGCGCAGGATTTCTCGCGTCTCGAACACACCGGCGAGTTCGTCCATCGTCTCGACGACGAGGTCGCAGTGGGGTCGGACGGCCGGTTTCGGGAGGAAACCGACGGCGAGGCCGGCCACCTCGAGCATCGGCAGGTCGTTCGCACCGTCACCGACGGCGACGGTCTGAGACAGCTTCACGTCGAGGTCGGCCGCGAGCGATTCGAGTGCCTCGTCCTTCGTGCCCTCGATGAGCGACCCCTCCACGCCGCCGGTGAGCCGTCCGCCCGTGACCGGCAGGCGGTTGGAGACGATGGTGTCGACGGCGTCTCCGACGCCCGCCTTCTCGAGGGCGCGTTCGACGCCGCGCTCGAACCCCCCGGTGAGAATCGCGACGTGGTGGCCGTAGTCGTCGAGGCGGCGGACGACGTCGGCCGCGCCGGGACGGAGCGTCACCTCGTCGTACGCTTCCTCGGCGAGTTCCTCCTCGAGGCCCTCGAGGAGCGCCGCCCGCTCGCGGAGGCTCTTCGCGTACGATATCTCGTCGTTCATCGCCCGCTCGGTAATCAAGGCCATCTCGTCGGCGACGCCCTCTCGCTCGCCGAGGAGGACCGTCATCTCCGAGTCCGAGAGCGTCCCGTCGAAGTCGAACGCGATGAGTTTCATACCGGATAGACGGGAGGCCGGGTTTGAAACTTTGCCATCTCGCGCGGCGCGAACCACGGGAGAACACGACCGACGAAGCCCGAGAGAGGGGCAGTCGGGACGAGACCACACACTGCGCCGTTCGGGCCTGTGTCGTGTGAACACACCAAATACCACGGAGTTAGACCGCTGAAGAAACGCTTAACCGGGCACCGAAGAACGTACGCGCATGAAGGTACTCATCACGGACCCCATCGCTGATGCGGGTGTCCAACGACTGCGTGACGCGGGTCACGAGGTCGTGACCGACTACGACTCGGAGGGTGACGCGCTGCTTGACGCGGTGGCGGACGCGAACGCGCTCGTCGTCCGCTCGGGCACGGAGGTGACGCGCGAGGTGTTCGAGGCCGCGCCCGACCTCGTCATCGTCGGGCGTGCGGGCATCGGCGTCGACAACATCGACATCGACGCCGCGACGGACCACGGCGTCGTCGTCGCGAACGCCCCCGAGGGGAACGTTCGCGCGGCCGCAGAACACACCGTCGCGATGGCGTTCGCGACCGCACGCTCCATCCCGCAGGCGCACGCCCGACTCCGCGGCGGCGAGTGGGCGAAGGGCGACTACCTCGGGACGGAACTGAACGGGAAGACGCTCGGCATCGTGGGGCTGGGTCGCGTCGGTCAGGAAGTCGCAAAGCGACTCGACTCGCTCGGGATGAACCTCGTCGCGTACGACCCCTACATCGGCGAGGAGCGCGCCGACCGACTCGGCGCCGAGTTGGTGGAGTTCGAGGAGTGTCTCGAACGTGCCGACTTCCTCACCGTCCACACGCCGCTGACGCCCGAGACGGAGGGGCTCATCTCCACGGACGAACTCGAACTGATGGGTGGCGGCTACCTCGTCAACTGCGCCCGCGGGGGTGTCGTCGACGAGGCGGCACTCGCCGCCGCCGTCGAAGCTGGTACGCTCGACGGTGCCGCCATCGACGTCTTCGAGAGCGAACCCGTCTCGCCCGACAACCCACTCCTGAAAGTCGACGACGTCATCGTCACACCGCACCTCGGCGCTTCGACGGAGGCCGCCCAGGAGAACGTCGCGACGAGCATCGCCGACCAGGTGATGGCCGCGTTCGCCGACGAACCGGTCATCAACGCGCTGAACGCGCCGTCGGTGGACCAGAGCGCCTTCCCCCGCATCCGCCCGTACATCGAACTCGCCGAGACCGCAGGGAAGGTCGCCGCACAGGTGTTCGACCAGCGTATCTCGGAGGTCGAGGTGAGCTACCAGGGCGACATCGCCGAGGAGGACCTCGACCTCGTCACCGCGAGCGCGCTGAAGGGTGTCTTCACGCCGCTGGAGTGGCAGGTCAACGCGGTGAACGCGCCGAGCATCGCCGAAGAGCGCGGGATCGAGGTCGTCGAGACCAAGTCGCGACAGTCGGAGGACTTCCAGAGCCTCGTGACCGTGACGGTGAAGAACGAGGAGGGCTCGCTCGGCGTCTGCGGGACGCTCTTCGCCGGCGACGACCCGCGCATCGTCCGCATCGACGGCTACCGCGTCGACGCCATCCCGCACGGCCAGATGCTCGTCGCCCGCAACTACGACCGCCCCGGCGTCATCGGCTTCATCGGGACGGTGCTCGGGGACAACGACGTCAACATCGCCGGGATGTTCAACGCCCGCCGGTCGCCCGGCGACGACGCCGCACTCACCGTCTACAACCTCGACACGCCGGTGCCCGAGTCCGTCCGCGAGCAGTTGCTCGCCGACGAGCGCATCACGGACGTGAAGTACATCACCCTCGACAACGGCGACGACGAGTAATCAGCGACAGCCCGGTTTCAGCTTCGACTTCAGTTTTCCCTTCGCGGTGCCGGCGATGAAGCCAGACGCGCCGCCGAATCCGGCACCGATGCCGGCACCCAGCGGCCCGAGCGGCGAGCCAACGAGCGCACCGACCGTCGCGCCCGCGGCCGCCCCTTTACTCGCTTCCTTCCGCTCCGTGTGTGACCTGGACGAACAGGGCATAGGCGTCGGTCAGGAGCCGAGAGACAAGAGTCTGCGGGCCGAGTGAGGCAGGCTCAGTCGCGACCGAGCCACCCGCCGACTCGAGAGCGGAGCGTCGAGACGCCCGCCCGAAGCGTCTCGACGAGTCCGTCCCGCGTGGACGGGGAACGACCGGCCGACGTCGGCGACGGGGGTGTCGATGACGTCGACGTCGACGTCGCTGTCGACAGCGACGTCTCGCGCGCGTCACGCTGCTGCAGGAGGTGTTCGTACCGTTCGATGACGGCCTGCTTGTCGGTGGCTTGCTCGCGGATGTACTCGCGGAGCGCCTCGTTCTCGCGGGCGAGTTCGGCGACGCGGTCGTGTTCACGGGAGACGGCGACGTCGTGCTCGCGTCTCGGGACGACCGGCGAGGGAGGGCCGCTCGGGCCGCGTGGAGTCGGAGGAAACGGTGTCTGTGGGGGTCGACGGTTCGGCGTCGACGCGACGGAGACACGCTCGCGCTCGCGGTCGGAGTTCGATTCCGGGGGGAACGTTCGCGTGCCCGCCGACGTCTGGCTGACAGTTCCGGTTGGGAGGCTCGGGGGCACGAGAGGGAGTTCTCGGGCGACGAGCAAAAGCGTACGTCAGACGGACGTCACGCACGTTCACCGCGCGGGGAAGAAACAGCGCGGAGTCAGAACGGGAGGAGCCGGCGGAGACGGCCCCGACTCGGGGACGCGTCGCCCTCGATGAGGTCGAGGACCGCGTCGGTGTCGTTGGCGACGGGTTCGGGCTCGTTACCCGCCTCGAACGCGGCGTCGGGGTCTTTCAGGAGGTGTCCCGTCGTGAGACAGACGACGTTCTCGTCGGCGTCGACGTCGCCGCGGTCGCGCAGTTTCTTCAGGCCGGCGACGCTCGCCGCGGAGGCGGGTTCGACACCGACGCCCTCCTTCGCGAGCGCCCGCTGTGCGGCCGTGATCTCCTCGTCGGAGACGGAGACGGCGGTCCCGCCCGTGTTGCGGATGCCCGGGAGCGCCTTGGGCGCGTTGACCGGGTTGCCGATGCGGATGGCGGTGGCGATGGTCTCGACCTCGTCCCACCTTCGGACCTCGTCGGCGCCGTTCTCGACGGCTTCGACCATCGGCGCGGCCCCTTCGGCCTGGACGCCGGTGAGTTTGGGCACGTCCTCGGGGTCGAGCGCGCCCGCCTGGACGAGTTCGCGGAAGCACTTGTACAGCGCGGCGGTGTTGCCGGCGTTCCCGACGGGGAGGACGATCCGGTCCGGGTAGGTGTCGTAGTCGGCGTGGAACTCCTCGAGAATCTCGAGGCCGATAGTCTTCTGTCCCTCCAGACGGAAGGGGTTCAGCGAGTTCAGCAGGTAGACCTCGCCTTGCTCGGCCAGCTCCTGGACGATGTCGAGACAGGCGTCGAAGTTGCCGTCGACCTCGAGGATGCGCGCGTCGTGAAGCGCCGCCTGGGCGATTTTGCCGGCGGCGACCTTCCCGGCGGGGAGGAGCACGAGCGTCTCCAACCCGGCACGAGCGCCGTAGGCGGCCAGCGCCGCCGACGTGTTCCCCGTCGAGGCACAGGCGAGTCGGCCGACGCCGAGTTCCTTCGCGACGCGGACGCCGACGGTCATCCCGCGGTCTTTGAAGCTCCCCGTGGGGTTCATCCCCTCGTGTTTCACGCGGAGGTTCTCGACGCCGATAGCCGCCTCGAGTCGTGGAACGCGGTGGAGCGGCGTCGCCCCCTCGGGGAGGGAGACGCCCTCCTCGAACGGAAGCGCGGCGTTGTAGCGCCAGACGCCGCGCCCTTCGAACTCGTCGAACGTCGGCGGGTCGTCGTAGCGGACCTCGAGGAGGCCGTCGCAGTCGTCGCAGGTGTAGCGGATGTCCTCGAACGGGGCGAACGTCTCACCGCACTCGATACACTCCAGCCAGACGCCACCGTCGACGTCGTCGGGCGCCGTCGGGGCGGCCGCGGTCAACTCCAGGCTCATTGTGCTGTGGCTCGTGCCAGAGCACAAAAAGGGGGACGGTCGGCAGGCGCGACGAGGGGTGACGGCTTCGTCACGACCGGGCGCGGCCGGCACTTCCTCGGCGCCCCCGACGGTCGGTGCCGCCGTGTCGGACGCTCGGCTACTGTCGCCGGGGGCCGAACTCGTCGATCCGTTCGTGGACCGTCTCGGCCCACGTGTCGAGTGCGTCGTGGAGCATCCCCTTCGCTTCCGGGAGCGGGGTCGCCGTGTACTGGTAGACGTAGCCACCGGGGTCGAGCAGGCGTCGCTGTCGACCGGCGAGTCCCTTCTCCATCAGCGTCGTCAGCGAGCGGTTGACGTTGCTCCGGTCGCGGTCGAGGACGTCGGCCAGTTCGGCGACGGTGCTTCCGGGGTGGTCGAGAAGGACGAGATACGTCCGACTCTCGTGGTTCTGAATGCCGAACACACACGAGAGGACCTGCTGGAACTCGGGGTCGTCGGTCTCCAGAAGGTCGGCCATGTCGGGGGAGTCTGCCATACGGACGAGAAGAGCCCCGGAGTGGTTAAATCTCCCCGCGCGGGTTGGCACGGGTGTCGCACAGGCGGTGGCGCGCGGACGGGGTGTGGGGCGCGGCCGACGTCCTCAGTCGTCGGCGTCGGCCCGCGCGTAGCCCATCTTGGCGATACAGGTGCGCATTCCCTCGACGTCCTCGTGTTTGTGGAGCGTGGTTGGCGTGTCGCAGTAGAAGACGGTGCCGTCGTGGCGGAGCGTGACGTCGTACGTCCCACCCATCATCTCCGTGCGGACGACGACGCGGCGGCCCTCCTCGAGCGCAGCGAGAATCTCGTCGGACGTCAACTCACCGGAGTCGACACGAAGGGGTGCTGGCATGTGTGTCACGAGACACGCGTGCGATATAAAAACAGAGGCACGGGAGCGAGGCGCTCGTCAGTTGGTGGTCGACTTCGACTCGGGCTCGTTCTGAGGGACTTCGACGCCCTCGACGGCTTCGGCGGTCGTGGTGTCCTTCTCGGTGTCGATGTGCCAGCGGTCGACCTCGTCCTCGTACGCGGCGAGGCGCTCGGAGACCTGCTGTTTGAGGTCGTCGTCGTTGACGTTGACCTCGAAGACGAACTCGACCTCGTCGGTGGTGCCGCGGGCCACCCGCTGGACGTTGGCGCTGATGAGTTCGTTGTCGAAGTAGTAGGGCGCGAGCTGTGTCATCACCTTCCGGTAGACGGTGTCTTCGACCGCCCGGAGCGCCTTTCGGCTCGCGGAGTCGGCCGCGCGCTTGACGTAGTCGATGGAGTCCTGCCAGCGCTCGACGGCACCCTCGTTGTCTCCCTCCTCGACCTTCTCGTACGACTCCGAGAGCTTGCGCCCGGCGCTCTGGAGGTCCTCTTCGGGCTTCTTGCCCGCCTTCTCTCCCTCGCCCTCGGCGACACTCGCCTGGGCGGCGGTCTTCTCGTTGACGTCCTGCGAGAGGCGTTCGTGGGACTTGGGTCGCCACTCGTCCCACTCGGTGAACGCGTCACTGTCGACGCCGGCGTCGCGGAGCGCGCGGGTGACGCGTTCACCGTGCTCGACGATATCCCCCCACGAGCCGCGGTGTTTGAATCCTGAGATGCTCTCTTCCATTCGTCGTTCTAGAGCCCACTCGCTGCGTGATGAAAAACTCTCCGCGCGACCCTCTGCCACGCGAGATAGCGTGTCTCAGCGCCGTCCGTACGTGAGTCCGGTGGCGAACGCGTCGAGTCGCCGTTTGATGCCTTCGAGCCAGGCGGCCGGCGACACGCGTCGCGCCTCGGCGTCGGAGACTTCGATGCGTCCCGACGCGAACGGGTCGCGCTCCGCCGTCTCGCCGTCCTCGTGGCCCTGCTGTGTGGTGTCGACGACGGACGTCATCGCACAGCGTCCGCAGCTCTCGGTTCCGGTTCCACCCATGACTGGCTGTGGGTTCGGCCTATTCGTCATTAAAGATTGTCGTGTGTACGCGTCGCAGACGAGTGCCAGCCGCCCGGCGAGTGGCCGACCACGCGGATGGCAACGTGCTTTTGTTCGGTCGTGCTGTGTGAGCACACATGAGCTACCGAGTCGTGGAGACCGAGACCGTCGAGGCGGAACCCGACAGGCCCTGTACGCTGCGCCGCCTCTCGGAACGGGCGGGCCTCGAGCGGATGGCCGTCAACCGGTTCGAGGCCGACCCCGGCGAGCAGGTCCCGCTCGCGTACCACTACCACGACGAACAGGAGGAGGCGTTCTTCGTCCTCTCGGGGACGCTCCACGTCGAGACGCCCGCGGAGGAGTACGTCGTTCCGGCGGGGAGCCTGTTCGCCGTCGAACCGGGAAGTCCACAGCGAGCGTTCAATCCCGCAGACGCCGACGAGCGGGTCGAACTCGTCGCGGTCGGCGCACCGGCGGTGTCGGGCGACGCCCACGCGTACGACCCCGACGAGGACGAGACATGAGCGAGCGGGGCGAACCGAACGGGAAGGCAGAGCCGTCCGACGGGGAGGGCGTCCCGCAGGCGGTTCGCGAGTCCGTCGGCGAGGACGTCATCGCCGAGGTCGAAGCGAACGTCCCCGACTGGGACGACCCGTTCTTCGACCGTGTCTCGGACCGGCTGATGTTCAGCTACGACCTCGAAAAGGACGAGCGGGTCCGCGGCGAGACGTGGGACCTGTTCGGACGGATGCGCATCGAGAGCCAGAAGCAGTTCCTCCACCGCTCGATCAACTTCGCCAACCACCACGTGGACGAGTACCTGTTCGCCAGGCGAGTCGCCCGAGTTCGCGCGGGCGACCTCGACCGGCTCGTCGACCTCGCCGACGACCTCGCCGACGAGTGGATCACCAGAGACGAAGAACACCAGGGCACCGAGTTCACCTTCGTCCTCGTCGCGCCCGACATTCCCGACGACGTCCGTCGGGCGGTCGAGTCGTGGTCCGAGCGGACCCTCCTGAAGTTCGGCTACTACGGCCACTACGAGGTGAACCTCGTCGTCGTCGCCCCCGAACGCGAGGACGTGGTCGCCTCTCCGAACGCCGACGTCTGGCGGGCGTTCGCGCTCTGGCGAGCGCCCGGCGCGGAGCCGTCGTCGGGCGGGCTCCTCGACCGGCTCGTCCGTGCGTTCCGACGGTGAGGTGACACTCACGGGGGAAGTCCCCACACAGAAAAGCGAAGACGGCCGGAGACGGGGTCTCAGTCGTCCGAATCGACGGTTCCGCCGTCCGCGAGGGCGGCACCGCTGCCGCCGCGGCGGGCGTTCTGGATGTTCTCGTAGCCCATCTTGACGAGCGAGAGCGCCAGGAAGATGAGCGTCAACGCGAGCACGATCTGGACGATGGCCGAGATGATGCCGAAGGTCCCCAGGTCGGCCGGGTTCCCGACGATGAACTTCTGGTACAGATTGCTGTAGAAGGCCAGCCAGGAGAGCCCGAGCGTCGTGATGGTGACCATGACCGCCATCGGGACGCCCGTCGAGATGAGCTGCTTGGAGTCGTCCCAGTTGGCGAGCCACACCGTCGCAGTCAAGAGCGCGAGCGCGGCGAGCAGCTGGTTCGCACCGCCGAACAGCTGCCAGAGCGTCACCCACGACCCGCTGGTGATGAGGATGTACGCCGGGACACCCTGGACGGCCGCGTTCGCGTAGCGGTCGACCGCGACCTTCTCGACGGCGGTCTCGGGTGTGCCGACGATCTCCTCCATCATGTAGCGACCGAGCCTGACGGCGGTGTCGGTCGAGGTGAGGAGGAAGCTCACGAGCACGAGCGCCATGAACGGCGCGCCGAAGCTCTGGGGGATGCCGAACGAGGTGAGGAAGATGCCGCCGCCGGTCGCGAAGTTCGGCAGGGCGACGCCGATTCCGCCGGCGGGGTCGAGGCTCGCACCGGCGACCGCGAGCGCCGCGAGCGCGACGGTCGCGAGCAGGCCCTCCCCGAGCATGCCACCGTAGCCGATGGTACGGGCGTCGCTCTCCTTGTTCAGCTGCTTCGCCGTGGTGCCCGAAGAGACCAGCGAGTGGAAGCCGCTGATGGTCCCACAGGCGATGGTGATGAACAGGAGCGGGAAGAGCGGAGCCGTACCGGTGACGCCCCAGAAGCCGTTGAACGCCGGGATGCCGACCTCGAGCGGCTGGGTGGGAATCGGCGTGATGCCGAGCCACATCCCGCCCACGGTGCCGACGATAATCGCGAGGAGCGCGCCGCCGACACCCGAATAGAGCAGGAACGACGACAGGTAGTCACGCGGCTGGAGCAGCATCCAGACCGGGAGCGCGCTCGCGATGGCCGCGTAGATGATGATGACGGGAATCCACGCCGAGACGTTGGCGTTGATCACGGTCGGGAGGAACGTGCTGCCGCCCTCGGGGACGAGCACCAGCGGGTTCTGGATACCGACCCAGACGCTGGCGAAGACGCCGATGACGAACACCACGGTCCCCGGGACGAACGGGAGGTCGAGCTGGTAGAGGTAGATGCCGAAGAGGAACGCGAGCGCGATGTAGAGGATACTCGCGGTGGCGGCGCTCGGGAACGCGTCGAAGACGATGGCGACGACGAGTGCGAACACCGCGACGACGAGGATGATGGTGAGGAAGGCGAACCACAGGAGCATCTTCTTGCCCCGCTCACCGACGTACTCGCCGATGATGTACCCGATGGACTTCCCCTCGTGACGGAGGCTCGCCGACAGCGAGACGAAGTCGTGAACGCTCCCCATCAGGGGGTTGCCGATGGCGATCCACAGGAGCGCCGGCACCCAGCCCCACAGGATGCCGGCAGTGATGGGACCGACGATCGGTGCGCCACCCGCAATACTCGAGTAGTGATGCCCCAGCAGGACAGGCTTCTTCGCCGGAACGTACTCCTGTCCGTCTTCGTACTTGTGCGCCGGTGTCTCACGGGAGTCGTCGAGTTCGACGAACTGCGAAAGATACCGTGAGTAGCCCAAGTACCCCACGCTGAACAGTGCCAGCACGGCAACGACCAGCCACAACGCTTGTACCATGTGATAGTACCTCAGGATGAACCATGAGGAAATTTGTACTTAAAACTTAATATTCAATCGTGATACGATTTACACACACGAGAGTTCATATTGGCATCTTTCAGCGTTTAATTCTCGCGCTCGAGCGCAAATTCAACGAACGAGGCAGACGTTACTCTTGTATGTCTTGTGGGGGTGTGAGTGCGATTCACAGCCCGCGCGGTCGTGTACAGATGTGGAACGACTCAGCCGGCCGAGTCGGGGGCGACGCCGATGTCGAGTTCGTCGGCGACCTCGACGAGGAAGTCCCCCTTGACTTCGGAGATGCGGGTCTCGATCTCCGCGACGACGGGCTGGTCGAACTCCTCGCGGAGCGTCTCCAGTCGCTCCCGTTCGGTCGCGACGCGGTCGCGGAGGAATCGCGCACCCCTCCCCTCCTCTTCGGGATCGGGTTCGGGCGTGAGCTTGTTCACGGCGAGCCCTTCGACGGAGAGGCCCGCCTCCAGCAGTTCGTCCACCGCGCGGGAGGTCTCCTTGAGCGAGAGTTCGTCGGGGTTGACGACGAGGAAGAACCCGGCCTGCTCGCGGAGCGTCCGGCCGGCGAACTCGAACTGCTCTTTCCGCGCCTGGAGGCGGGCGATGATGGGGTCGCCGTCCATCATCCGCCGCGGCTCGTTGTTGCCGATGGCGGCTTTCTCGTAGAGGTCGATGCTCTTCTTTCGCTTGTACAGCAGCCGGTCGATCCACCCCTCGAGGAAGGCGGGAAGCGAGAGCAGTCGGAGCGTGCCGCCGGTCGGCGAGGTGTCGAAGACGACGCGGTCGTAGTCGGTGTCGCGCATCACGCTCACGAAGCGGTCGAACAGCGCCGCCTCGTACGCGCCGGGCGTCTGGTGGGCCATCTCGAGTTGGCGGTCGATCTCGTTGACCATCGCCGGACTCACCTGGTCACCCATCGCCCGCTTCGTCTCCATG
This window of the Salinigranum halophilum genome carries:
- the lpdA gene encoding dihydrolipoyl dehydrogenase encodes the protein MVVGDISTGTELLVIGAGPGGYVAAIRAAQKGIDTTLVERDAYGGTCLNHGCIPSKAYITATDLAHRAGHAEEMGIHADPVVDMAGLRDWKDGVVGQLTGGVEKLCKANGVNLVEGTARFDSPTKVRVAHGGEGQGSESIEFEHCIVATGSRPIEIPGFSYGDDPVLSSRDALALDSVPDRLVVVGAGYIGMELSTVFAKLGTDVTVVEMLDDVLPGYEDDVARVVRTRAEELGVEFHFGEGAAEWRDGNDGGIVVATETEDGETSEYDADKVLVAVGRAPVSDTLDLDAAGVETDDKGFIGTDDQCRTNVDSIFAVGDVAGEPMLAHVGSKEGIVAAEVVAGEPAALDYQACPAAVFTDPEIGTVGMTEAEAEEAGFDPVVGQMPFNASGRALTTGHANGFVRVVADEATGFVLGGQVVGPEASELVAELALAVEMGATLEDVAATVHTHPTLAEATMEACENALGQAIHTLNR
- the serB gene encoding phosphoserine phosphatase SerB, whose product is MKLIAFDFDGTLSDSEMTVLLGEREGVADEMALITERAMNDEISYAKSLRERAALLEGLEEELAEEAYDEVTLRPGAADVVRRLDDYGHHVAILTGGFERGVERALEKAGVGDAVDTIVSNRLPVTGGRLTGGVEGSLIEGTKDEALESLAADLDVKLSQTVAVGDGANDLPMLEVAGLAVGFLPKPAVRPHCDLVVETMDELAGVFETREILRAPDE
- the serA gene encoding phosphoglycerate dehydrogenase → MKVLITDPIADAGVQRLRDAGHEVVTDYDSEGDALLDAVADANALVVRSGTEVTREVFEAAPDLVIVGRAGIGVDNIDIDAATDHGVVVANAPEGNVRAAAEHTVAMAFATARSIPQAHARLRGGEWAKGDYLGTELNGKTLGIVGLGRVGQEVAKRLDSLGMNLVAYDPYIGEERADRLGAELVEFEECLERADFLTVHTPLTPETEGLISTDELELMGGGYLVNCARGGVVDEAALAAAVEAGTLDGAAIDVFESEPVSPDNPLLKVDDVIVTPHLGASTEAAQENVATSIADQVMAAFADEPVINALNAPSVDQSAFPRIRPYIELAETAGKVAAQVFDQRISEVEVSYQGDIAEEDLDLVTASALKGVFTPLEWQVNAVNAPSIAEERGIEVVETKSRQSEDFQSLVTVTVKNEEGSLGVCGTLFAGDDPRIVRIDGYRVDAIPHGQMLVARNYDRPGVIGFIGTVLGDNDVNIAGMFNARRSPGDDAALTVYNLDTPVPESVREQLLADERITDVKYITLDNGDDE
- the thrC gene encoding threonine synthase — protein: MSLELTAAAPTAPDDVDGGVWLECIECGETFAPFEDIRYTCDDCDGLLEVRYDDPPTFDEFEGRGVWRYNAALPFEEGVSLPEGATPLHRVPRLEAAIGVENLRVKHEGMNPTGSFKDRGMTVGVRVAKELGVGRLACASTGNTSAALAAYGARAGLETLVLLPAGKVAAGKIAQAALHDARILEVDGNFDACLDIVQELAEQGEVYLLNSLNPFRLEGQKTIGLEILEEFHADYDTYPDRIVLPVGNAGNTAALYKCFRELVQAGALDPEDVPKLTGVQAEGAAPMVEAVENGADEVRRWDEVETIATAIRIGNPVNAPKALPGIRNTGGTAVSVSDEEITAAQRALAKEGVGVEPASAASVAGLKKLRDRGDVDADENVVCLTTGHLLKDPDAAFEAGNEPEPVANDTDAVLDLIEGDASPSRGRLRRLLPF
- a CDS encoding helix-turn-helix domain-containing protein, giving the protein MADSPDMADLLETDDPEFQQVLSCVFGIQNHESRTYLVLLDHPGSTVAELADVLDRDRSNVNRSLTTLMEKGLAGRQRRLLDPGGYVYQYTATPLPEAKGMLHDALDTWAETVHERIDEFGPRRQ
- a CDS encoding DUF5828 family protein, coding for MEESISGFKHRGSWGDIVEHGERVTRALRDAGVDSDAFTEWDEWRPKSHERLSQDVNEKTAAQASVAEGEGEKAGKKPEEDLQSAGRKLSESYEKVEEGDNEGAVERWQDSIDYVKRAADSASRKALRAVEDTVYRKVMTQLAPYYFDNELISANVQRVARGTTDEVEFVFEVNVNDDDLKQQVSERLAAYEDEVDRWHIDTEKDTTTAEAVEGVEVPQNEPESKSTTN
- a CDS encoding cupin domain-containing protein, which codes for MSYRVVETETVEAEPDRPCTLRRLSERAGLERMAVNRFEADPGEQVPLAYHYHDEQEEAFFVLSGTLHVETPAEEYVVPAGSLFAVEPGSPQRAFNPADADERVELVAVGAPAVSGDAHAYDPDEDET
- a CDS encoding carbon starvation CstA family protein, coding for MVQALWLVVAVLALFSVGYLGYSRYLSQFVELDDSRETPAHKYEDGQEYVPAKKPVLLGHHYSSIAGGAPIVGPITAGILWGWVPALLWIAIGNPLMGSVHDFVSLSASLRHEGKSIGYIIGEYVGERGKKMLLWFAFLTIILVVAVFALVVAIVFDAFPSAATASILYIALAFLFGIYLYQLDLPFVPGTVVFVIGVFASVWVGIQNPLVLVPEGGSTFLPTVINANVSAWIPVIIIYAAIASALPVWMLLQPRDYLSSFLLYSGVGGALLAIIVGTVGGMWLGITPIPTQPLEVGIPAFNGFWGVTGTAPLFPLLFITIACGTISGFHSLVSSGTTAKQLNKESDARTIGYGGMLGEGLLATVALAALAVAGASLDPAGGIGVALPNFATGGGIFLTSFGIPQSFGAPFMALVLVSFLLTSTDTAVRLGRYMMEEIVGTPETAVEKVAVDRYANAAVQGVPAYILITSGSWVTLWQLFGGANQLLAALALLTATVWLANWDDSKQLISTGVPMAVMVTITTLGLSWLAFYSNLYQKFIVGNPADLGTFGIISAIVQIVLALTLIFLALSLVKMGYENIQNARRGGSGAALADGGTVDSDD
- a CDS encoding ArsA family ATPase gives rise to the protein MHDFVFFGGKGGVGKTTVSSAYAYKCATAGLETLVVSTDPAHSTSDVFDQQFSDDPAPVEGIDNLHAMEIDPDDEVERHLMETKRAMGDQVSPAMVNEIDRQLEMAHQTPGAYEAALFDRFVSVMRDTDYDRVVFDTSPTGGTLRLLSLPAFLEGWIDRLLYKRKKSIDLYEKAAIGNNEPRRMMDGDPIIARLQARKEQFEFAGRTLREQAGFFLVVNPDELSLKETSRAVDELLEAGLSVEGLAVNKLTPEPDPEEEGRGARFLRDRVATERERLETLREEFDQPVVAEIETRISEVKGDFLVEVADELDIGVAPDSAG